In 'Nostoc azollae' 0708, the following are encoded in one genomic region:
- a CDS encoding SpoIIE family protein phosphatase yields MTETEVEKLKLMVVDDEPDNLDLLYRTFWRTFKVYKANDAHEALAILDQVGEMAVIISDQRMPEMNGTELFSRTVERFPDTIRILLTGFTDVEDLVDAINSGQVFKYITKPWKPDQLKALVEQGKDTYRLVKKRTKELRHALRRESLFNAVTTTIRESLDYNSILQKIVVTIGQTFTATSCVLRLVEGDRLTPNQFFYHDPKFSDITLPFDSNPLIEEVLYTQKYQLTQDTHHDNSSHSLVVPFTYQQHLLAVMTLYKWGSENIWQDEDIQMITGVAEQAALALSQAKLYQSLQEKQQQIRVELQVARQIQNNLLRQTLPEIDGVKIQACCYPAREVGGDFFEVFVHPKGDLWLAVGDVSGKGVPAALFMASAISLLRRELSQESPAEPNIVMQNLNYALADDLMSNNYFITLVIATYNKVTKELVYANAGHIYPLLWSHQATLVTQPYYLKERSIPLGILPKWHANPGRFTLAPGDTLLLASDGITEAKVSKKPHLHKDNNGICQQTHSSMLNQEGLWQLIQEEPQPLSLENLLNRIQTDNHVQEDDQTILSLEVL; encoded by the coding sequence ATGACTGAAACAGAGGTAGAAAAGCTCAAACTCATGGTGGTAGATGACGAGCCAGATAACTTAGATTTACTCTACCGCACCTTTTGGCGCACTTTTAAAGTATACAAAGCTAATGATGCCCATGAAGCTTTGGCTATTTTAGATCAAGTGGGAGAAATGGCTGTGATTATCTCTGACCAAAGAATGCCAGAGATGAATGGCACAGAATTGTTCAGTCGCACAGTAGAACGTTTTCCCGATACAATTCGGATTTTACTGACAGGTTTTACCGATGTTGAAGATTTGGTAGATGCAATCAACTCAGGTCAAGTATTCAAATACATCACAAAACCTTGGAAACCTGACCAACTCAAAGCATTAGTCGAGCAAGGAAAGGATACATACAGGCTAGTAAAAAAACGTACAAAAGAACTACGTCATGCCCTCCGAAGAGAGTCTTTATTTAACGCCGTCACAACCACAATTCGGGAGTCTTTGGACTATAACAGCATCTTGCAAAAGATAGTAGTTACCATTGGACAAACATTTACAGCTACAAGTTGTGTACTGAGATTGGTAGAGGGTGATCGCTTGACACCAAACCAGTTTTTCTATCATGATCCCAAATTCTCAGATATCACACTCCCCTTTGATTCCAACCCTTTAATTGAAGAAGTCCTCTACACCCAAAAATATCAATTAACCCAAGATACACATCATGACAATTCTTCTCACAGTCTAGTAGTACCATTTACCTACCAACAGCATCTACTAGCTGTCATGACCCTCTATAAATGGGGAAGTGAAAATATTTGGCAAGATGAAGATATCCAAATGATTACAGGTGTAGCAGAACAAGCAGCCTTAGCTCTCTCCCAAGCAAAACTCTACCAAAGCCTGCAAGAAAAACAACAACAAATCCGCGTAGAATTGCAAGTAGCCCGCCAAATTCAAAATAATCTACTCCGTCAAACCCTACCAGAAATTGACGGTGTAAAAATACAAGCCTGCTGTTACCCTGCACGAGAAGTAGGAGGAGATTTTTTTGAAGTCTTTGTTCATCCCAAAGGTGACTTATGGTTAGCAGTCGGTGATGTTTCCGGTAAAGGAGTACCCGCCGCTCTATTTATGGCCAGTGCTATTTCCCTATTGCGTCGGGAATTATCTCAAGAATCACCAGCCGAGCCCAATATAGTCATGCAGAATCTCAACTATGCTCTAGCTGATGACTTAATGAGTAACAATTATTTTATTACTCTTGTTATTGCAACTTACAACAAAGTCACCAAAGAACTTGTTTATGCTAATGCTGGACACATCTATCCCTTATTATGGTCACATCAAGCAACTTTAGTTACTCAACCTTATTACCTCAAAGAACGTAGCATCCCGCTAGGGATTTTACCAAAATGGCACGCCAACCCTGGTCGATTTACTCTTGCACCCGGAGACACATTACTACTAGCCAGTGATGGCATTACAGAAGCAAAAGTATCAAAAAAACCTCATTTACATAAAGATAACAATGGTATCTGTCAGCAAACACACAGTTCCATGCTCAACCAAGAAGGACTTTGGCAACTTATACAAGAGGAACCTCAACCATTGTCTCTGGAAAATTTGCTAAATCGTATTCAAACAGACAACCATGTCCAAGAAGATGACCAAACTATACTCTCCCTGGAGGTTCTGTAA
- a CDS encoding response regulator has product MSKIRIVLIEDHDLTRVGIRTALLQKKDIDVVGEAVNAAEGLKMLKKLRPDIAVVDIGLPDKDGIELTRELKATAEDEDLDTKVLILTLHDNREAVLAAFAAGADSYCMKDIRFDNLLDAVRVTYNGNAWIDPAIARIVLQQAQQNPIKPEPISFREHTDIDAESAENEQPIEPYSLTERELEVLQLIVEGYSNAVIAQRLFITIGTVKTHVRNILNKLCADDRTQAAVRALRSGIVG; this is encoded by the coding sequence ATGAGCAAAATTCGCATCGTGCTAATTGAAGATCATGATCTCACTCGTGTGGGCATTCGTACAGCACTCTTGCAAAAAAAAGACATTGACGTTGTCGGGGAAGCTGTCAATGCTGCTGAAGGCTTGAAAATGTTAAAAAAATTACGACCAGATATTGCAGTTGTCGATATCGGTTTACCAGATAAGGACGGTATAGAACTAACCAGGGAGCTAAAAGCTACTGCTGAAGATGAAGATTTAGATACTAAAGTATTAATTTTGACACTGCATGATAATAGAGAGGCGGTATTAGCAGCTTTTGCTGCTGGTGCAGACTCCTACTGTATGAAGGATATCAGATTTGATAATTTGCTGGACGCAGTGCGAGTAACTTACAATGGCAATGCGTGGATTGATCCGGCGATCGCACGCATCGTTTTGCAACAAGCCCAACAGAATCCCATCAAACCAGAACCCATATCCTTTAGGGAACACACAGATATTGATGCAGAATCAGCAGAAAATGAACAGCCTATTGAACCTTATTCCCTCACAGAAAGGGAGTTAGAAGTATTACAATTAATAGTCGAAGGTTATAGTAATGCAGTCATCGCTCAAAGACTTTTTATCACAATTGGAACAGTAAAAACTCACGTTCGTAATATTCTTAATAAACTCTGTGCTGATGACCGTACCCAAGCAGCAGTCCGTGCTTTACGTTCTGGCATCGTGGGATAA
- the thrS gene encoding threonine--tRNA ligase, with protein MSPNQETQPAEKIYLPHTSESETLKKIRHTASHIMAMAVQKLFPKVQVTIGPWIENGFYYDFDNPEPFSDKDLKAIQKEMVKIINRKLPLVREEVSREEAQKLIEGIKEPYKLEILADIKQEPITIYHLGEEWWDLCAGPHVENTKDINPKAIELESVAGAYWRGDETKAQLQRIYATAWETPEQLAEYKRRKAEALRRDHRKLGKELGLFIFADPVGPGLPLWTPKGTLLRTILEDFLKKEQLKRGYLTVVTPHIARVDLFKTSGHWQKYKEDIFPLMAEDAEAAAIEQGFVLKPMNCPFHIQIYKGELRSYRELPMRLAEFGTVYRYEQSGELGGLTRVRGFTVDDSHLFVTPEQLDNEFLSVVDLILTVFRSLQLKNFKARLSFRDPASDKYIGGDEVWDKSEGAIRRAVQQLGMDHFEGIGEAAFYGPKLDFIFSDALDREWQLGTVQVDYNLPERFDLEYVAEDGARKRPVMIHRAPFGSLERLIGILIEEYAGDFPLWLAPVQIRLLPVGEAQIDFTKEVVAKMLALGIRAEVDLSGERLGKLIRNAEKDKIPVMAVVGVKEVETNSLSIRTRASGELGVISVDQVVGKIQGAINNFSNF; from the coding sequence ATGTCGCCAAATCAAGAAACCCAACCAGCAGAGAAAATCTATTTACCGCATACCAGTGAATCAGAGACTCTAAAAAAGATTCGCCATACAGCTTCCCATATAATGGCAATGGCTGTACAAAAGCTGTTTCCCAAGGTGCAAGTTACCATTGGACCCTGGATTGAAAACGGGTTTTATTATGACTTCGATAATCCCGAACCCTTCAGTGATAAGGATTTGAAAGCTATCCAAAAAGAGATGGTGAAGATTATTAATCGTAAACTGCCACTGGTAAGGGAAGAAGTCAGCCGTGAGGAAGCACAAAAGCTCATTGAAGGAATAAAAGAACCGTATAAGTTAGAAATCCTTGCAGATATCAAACAAGAGCCGATCACTATTTATCATTTAGGTGAAGAATGGTGGGATTTGTGCGCTGGTCCCCACGTTGAAAATACCAAAGATATTAATCCCAAAGCTATAGAATTAGAAAGCGTTGCTGGTGCTTATTGGCGGGGAGATGAAACTAAAGCGCAGCTACAACGCATTTATGCGACTGCTTGGGAAACTCCCGAACAACTAGCAGAGTACAAACGCCGCAAAGCAGAAGCACTCAGACGCGACCATCGTAAACTGGGTAAAGAACTAGGTTTGTTTATTTTCGCTGATCCTGTTGGACCTGGTTTACCCTTATGGACTCCCAAGGGAACTTTACTGAGGACGATTTTAGAAGACTTCCTGAAAAAAGAACAGCTAAAACGGGGTTATTTAACTGTAGTTACTCCCCACATCGCCAGAGTTGATTTATTTAAAACATCTGGACACTGGCAAAAATACAAGGAAGATATATTTCCTTTGATGGCTGAAGATGCTGAAGCAGCAGCTATAGAACAGGGTTTTGTTCTCAAGCCGATGAACTGCCCTTTCCATATCCAAATATACAAAGGTGAATTACGTTCTTATCGGGAATTACCGATGCGGTTAGCAGAATTTGGTACTGTTTACCGCTATGAACAATCTGGTGAATTGGGTGGTTTAACGAGAGTGCGCGGTTTTACGGTTGATGATTCTCACCTGTTTGTCACTCCCGAACAGTTAGATAATGAATTCTTGAGTGTTGTAGATTTGATTTTAACTGTATTTAGAAGTCTGCAATTGAAGAATTTTAAAGCTAGATTGAGTTTCCGTGATCCAGCCAGTGATAAATATATTGGTGGGGATGAAGTTTGGGATAAATCTGAAGGTGCGATTCGTCGTGCTGTGCAACAATTGGGAATGGATCACTTTGAAGGTATTGGGGAAGCGGCTTTTTATGGTCCCAAACTTGATTTTATCTTCAGTGATGCGCTGGATAGAGAATGGCAATTAGGAACAGTGCAGGTTGATTATAATTTACCTGAACGCTTTGATTTGGAATACGTGGCTGAGGATGGTGCGCGTAAACGTCCGGTGATGATTCACCGCGCACCTTTTGGTTCTTTAGAAAGATTAATTGGGATTTTAATTGAAGAGTATGCGGGAGATTTTCCCTTGTGGTTAGCACCTGTGCAAATTAGACTTCTGCCTGTGGGAGAAGCACAAATTGATTTTACCAAAGAAGTAGTTGCCAAGATGCTAGCTTTGGGAATTCGTGCGGAAGTTGATTTAAGTGGCGAGCGCTTGGGTAAATTGATTCGCAATGCCGAAAAAGATAAAATACCAGTAATGGCCGTAGTAGGTGTGAAGGAAGTAGAAACCAATTCTTTAAGTATTCGTACCCGTGCATCTGGGGAGTTGGGAGTGATATCTGTAGATCAGGTTGTGGGTAAAATACAGGGAGCGATTAACAACTTTAGCAACTTCTAA
- a CDS encoding DUF2973 domain-containing protein, translating into MLHLLYILAFTVLAFIAVGNLIRNLIMFSFDRERPYPVRSSAGNQGSFGYYAAKKQSIPHPELLDSAGNLIKEPLLVMRSINVEDARQKLDALYESSPGQKIERSEEA; encoded by the coding sequence ATGCTACACCTACTTTACATATTAGCTTTCACCGTTCTTGCATTTATCGCTGTGGGTAATTTAATTCGCAATCTGATTATGTTCAGTTTTGACAGGGAACGGCCTTATCCAGTAAGATCCTCAGCGGGTAATCAAGGTAGCTTTGGCTATTATGCAGCAAAAAAACAATCTATACCCCATCCAGAATTATTAGATAGTGCAGGTAATTTAATTAAGGAACCTCTATTGGTGATGCGTTCAATTAATGTGGAAGATGCGCGTCAAAAGTTGGATGCTCTTTATGAATCTTCTCCTGGTCAAAAAATTGAGCGTTCAGAAGAAGCTTAA
- a CDS encoding amylo-alpha-1,6-glucosidase: MTPDTLITPDKIVLDGKTFISAEQIYVPEWPCVVSERPQPTLTVKDDDLFLVTDTIGNISGCSLQDGNASMGLFCADTRFLSRLELQINGRSPVLLSSTADKGFALSVLCTNPRIDNHLNADTIGIRRELVLNGALFEEIEVANYSTTSITFELSLSFDADFVDLFEVRGHSRKQRGKLLRLAEPTHLEETGDGLLPPATQLNREESLILAYQGLDGAVMESRIQFQHQQPDYFQGYTAIWKLELASHETKKLGYRLHKLTNNQPSSGVNAATTLAQAKASELMEEQNWVQQITRISSDKSLFNRVIERAEEDMYLLRQSFGKYKTVSAGVPWFSTLFGRDSIITASQTLMLNPQIAKETLILLAAYQGKKEDEWREEEPGKILHELRMGELARCQEIPHTPYYGTVDATPLWLMLYADYYAWTHDQETLEQLWRNAILAMDWIDRNLQETGYLSYYRKSKGGLINQGWKDSGDCIVNRKGELAKGSISLCEVQAYVYAAKIKLAEIARMKERLDLGDRWQQEAKNLRVRFNKDFWIEDEDFCALGLDGEGKQVDSITSNPGHCLQLGIFTPEKAYSVAERLRAPDMFNGWGIRTLSSLSPAYNPMGYHIGSVWPHDNSLIAMGLRSLGLIDQALELFQGLFNMTFQQSYQRPPELFCGYELNGDNAPVQYPVACTPQAWATGSIFQLLQMMVNLVPDAQNNCLRIIDPALPESINRLSLHNLRVGGTILDLEFERVGSTTSCRVANKRGNLRVVIEA, translated from the coding sequence ATGACACCGGATACGTTGATTACCCCAGACAAAATTGTCCTAGATGGAAAAACTTTCATTTCTGCAGAGCAGATATATGTCCCAGAATGGCCTTGCGTTGTTAGTGAAAGACCACAGCCAACTTTGACGGTTAAAGATGATGATTTGTTTTTGGTGACAGATACGATAGGGAACATTTCTGGTTGTTCTCTTCAGGATGGCAATGCGAGTATGGGTCTGTTTTGTGCTGATACCCGGTTTTTGAGTCGTCTGGAGTTGCAAATTAATGGGCGATCGCCTGTTTTACTAAGTAGCACTGCAGACAAAGGCTTTGCACTCTCAGTTTTGTGTACAAACCCCAGAATTGACAATCACCTGAATGCTGATACCATAGGCATTCGTCGGGAATTGGTACTCAACGGTGCATTATTTGAAGAAATAGAAGTTGCCAACTACAGCACCACCAGCATCACTTTTGAACTCAGTCTCAGCTTTGATGCGGATTTTGTGGATTTATTTGAAGTCCGGGGTCATAGCCGCAAACAAAGGGGTAAATTATTACGATTAGCAGAGCCAACACACTTAGAAGAAACAGGTGATGGTCTCCTACCCCCAGCGACTCAACTCAATCGGGAAGAGTCACTGATACTGGCTTATCAAGGTTTAGATGGTGCGGTAATGGAATCCCGTATACAATTCCAGCATCAACAACCAGATTATTTCCAAGGTTACACTGCGATTTGGAAATTAGAATTAGCTTCTCACGAAACTAAAAAGCTGGGTTATCGACTGCATAAGTTAACCAATAATCAGCCCAGTTCTGGTGTGAATGCTGCTACTACCTTGGCACAAGCTAAAGCATCTGAGTTAATGGAAGAGCAAAATTGGGTACAACAAATTACCCGCATTAGCTCAGATAAAAGTCTTTTCAATCGAGTCATTGAAAGGGCTGAAGAAGATATGTATTTGTTACGCCAATCTTTTGGTAAGTACAAAACTGTTTCGGCTGGTGTACCTTGGTTTTCCACTTTGTTTGGACGGGATTCTATTATTACTGCTTCCCAAACATTGATGTTAAATCCCCAAATTGCTAAAGAAACTTTGATACTATTGGCAGCATATCAAGGTAAAAAGGAAGATGAATGGCGGGAAGAAGAACCAGGCAAGATTTTACATGAGTTACGGATGGGAGAATTAGCACGCTGTCAAGAAATTCCCCACACACCTTATTACGGAACAGTTGATGCGACTCCTCTATGGTTGATGTTGTATGCTGATTACTATGCTTGGACTCATGATCAAGAAACTCTAGAACAACTGTGGCGAAATGCTATATTGGCAATGGATTGGATTGATAGGAATCTCCAAGAAACTGGCTATCTCAGCTATTACCGTAAATCCAAAGGTGGTTTGATTAACCAAGGTTGGAAAGACTCTGGTGATTGTATTGTTAACCGCAAAGGGGAATTAGCCAAAGGTTCAATTTCTCTTTGTGAGGTGCAAGCTTATGTCTATGCTGCCAAAATTAAATTAGCAGAAATTGCTAGGATGAAAGAACGCCTAGATTTGGGAGATCGTTGGCAGCAAGAAGCCAAAAACCTCAGAGTTAGATTTAATAAAGATTTTTGGATTGAAGATGAAGATTTCTGCGCTTTGGGTTTAGATGGAGAAGGAAAACAAGTAGATAGTATTACTTCTAATCCTGGACATTGTTTACAATTAGGGATTTTTACACCAGAAAAAGCCTATAGTGTGGCGGAAAGATTGCGAGCACCTGATATGTTTAATGGTTGGGGAATTAGAACTTTAAGTAGTTTATCACCGGCTTATAATCCAATGGGTTATCACATTGGTTCTGTTTGGCCTCATGATAATTCTCTGATTGCGATGGGGTTGCGATCGCTCGGTTTAATAGATCAAGCTTTGGAATTATTTCAAGGTTTATTTAACATGACTTTTCAGCAATCTTATCAACGTCCACCAGAACTGTTTTGCGGTTATGAATTGAACGGTGATAATGCTCCTGTACAGTATCCTGTTGCTTGTACTCCGCAAGCTTGGGCTACGGGCAGCATCTTTCAACTATTGCAAATGATGGTGAACTTAGTACCAGATGCACAAAATAATTGTTTGCGAATTATTGACCCTGCTTTGCCAGAATCAATCAATCGTTTATCATTACACAATTTGCGTGTTGGTGGGACTATTCTCGATTTGGAATTTGAGCGAGTTGGTAGCACTACTTCCTGTCGGGTTGCGAACAAACGCGGTAATCTGCGAGTGGTGATAGAGGCCTAA
- a CDS encoding DICT sensory domain-containing protein — MSISTSVLSDLLQSLPYLRPQLYFKASLTALSHAMEDQVLAATLDQPLIIASFQRERFYRQEAHRYQRLSQRSNQIYVLSAPETEFVNSSEYYEKVAFEPDDALSQEWHLVVVANNYATCLVCRENLGSIAKSQELPDMIPSLDMDTARRFEGIWTSERGVSLKAAELILSRILVYRPELADKVAQVCQRFGIGESRRELGAAIQNEYACDIDTDPFVQRLVTYLQASQYKLHKAYRSITAQARKERLVNSISTAIRRSLDSQEILQVAAQELGQHLEAGRCLIYRAQATDATATIEHEFLNQGVPSVLGQTWDLQLNPLFQEILQKLEGVCVTDTVADYRVKNSPALSLIVKQFGVRSWLMEPVLFQGRLLGIVELHYCYFPSHEWQPGELDLVKAIATQIGAALIQAEAFANLEKLNQQLEALDRTRSNLIAITGHELRTPLSTIQVCLESLATEPDMPWELQQVMLSTALSDSERMRKLVQDFLTLSNLESGRVEWHPESLTLQECVDLALSRLRTRSSTEKIPQIKTQIGKTLPLIRADGDWLVEVLAKLIDNACKFTPAEGEISIKATRNRNQMVEVTVADTGRGIEPNRLEIVFDRFYQEEGALRRTAGGTGLGLAICRQIVNGWNGKIWAESNGKDQGSQFHFTIPIVQGSVEEKPSLIAH; from the coding sequence ATGAGCATTTCGACTTCTGTGTTGAGTGATTTGCTACAGTCACTACCCTACCTGCGTCCTCAGTTATATTTCAAGGCTTCACTAACGGCGCTCTCCCATGCAATGGAAGATCAGGTTTTAGCTGCCACCTTGGATCAACCCCTGATTATTGCTAGTTTCCAACGAGAGCGATTCTACCGTCAAGAAGCGCATCGCTATCAACGACTTTCCCAGCGTAGTAATCAAATATACGTATTATCCGCACCTGAAACAGAGTTTGTTAATAGCTCGGAATATTATGAAAAGGTAGCTTTTGAGCCGGATGATGCTTTAAGTCAAGAGTGGCATTTAGTGGTAGTAGCTAATAATTATGCTACCTGTTTAGTGTGTCGAGAAAACCTCGGTTCGATCGCCAAAAGTCAGGAGTTACCAGATATGATCCCCAGTTTAGATATGGACACGGCGCGAAGATTCGAGGGGATTTGGACTTCCGAGAGAGGAGTCAGTCTCAAAGCCGCAGAGTTGATATTAAGCAGGATTTTGGTTTACAGACCAGAATTGGCGGATAAAGTTGCTCAGGTATGCCAGAGATTTGGCATCGGGGAATCAAGAAGAGAATTGGGCGCAGCAATTCAAAATGAATATGCTTGTGATATTGATACTGACCCTTTTGTACAGCGATTAGTAACTTATTTACAAGCTAGTCAATATAAATTACATAAAGCCTACCGTTCGATTACTGCCCAAGCCAGAAAAGAAAGGTTAGTAAATTCAATTAGTACGGCAATTAGGCGATCGCTTGACTCCCAGGAAATTTTACAGGTAGCGGCTCAAGAATTAGGTCAACATTTAGAAGCAGGTCGTTGTCTAATTTATCGCGCTCAAGCTACCGATGCCACAGCCACAATTGAACATGAATTTTTAAATCAGGGTGTACCATCTGTCCTCGGTCAAACGTGGGATTTACAACTAAATCCTCTGTTTCAAGAAATACTGCAAAAACTTGAGGGAGTCTGTGTTACAGATACTGTCGCCGACTATCGCGTTAAAAATTCGCCAGCTTTATCGTTAATAGTCAAGCAATTTGGCGTGCGTTCTTGGTTAATGGAACCAGTATTATTTCAGGGACGACTGCTAGGAATCGTTGAATTGCATTACTGTTATTTTCCCAGCCATGAGTGGCAACCAGGGGAGTTAGATTTAGTCAAAGCGATCGCCACCCAAATAGGAGCAGCCCTAATTCAAGCAGAAGCCTTTGCCAACTTAGAAAAACTCAATCAGCAACTAGAAGCCCTAGACCGCACCCGCAGCAACCTCATAGCCATTACCGGGCATGAATTGCGTACTCCCCTATCTACAATTCAAGTTTGTCTAGAAAGCTTGGCTACTGAACCAGATATGCCCTGGGAATTACAACAAGTAATGCTCAGTACAGCCCTCTCTGACTCAGAACGGATGCGAAAACTAGTGCAAGATTTCCTCACCCTTTCCAACTTAGAAAGTGGTCGCGTGGAATGGCATCCAGAATCTTTAACCTTACAAGAATGTGTAGATTTAGCCCTCAGCCGACTGCGTACACGGTCATCAACGGAAAAGATACCGCAAATTAAAACGCAAATTGGTAAAACTTTACCTCTAATCAGGGCTGATGGTGATTGGTTAGTGGAGGTACTAGCAAAACTTATAGATAATGCTTGTAAATTTACACCAGCAGAAGGAGAAATTTCCATTAAAGCTACTCGCAACCGCAATCAAATGGTTGAAGTCACGGTAGCCGATACTGGACGTGGCATAGAACCCAACCGATTAGAAATAGTATTTGACCGCTTTTATCAAGAAGAAGGAGCGTTGCGAAGAACTGCTGGTGGTACAGGTCTAGGTTTGGCCATTTGTCGGCAAATAGTCAACGGCTGGAACGGAAAAATTTGGGCAGAGTCTAATGGTAAAGACCAAGGTAGTCAGTTCCACTTTACAATTCCTATTGTTCAAGGAAGCGTGGAGGAAAAACCATCATTGATCGCACACTAA
- a CDS encoding IS5 family transposase (programmed frameshift), with the protein MERKSYPTDLTDMEWEILAPLIPPAKEGGHPPTTDMGEICNAIYFHLKTGCQWNMLPGDFPPRSTVYSYYRKWQGQGVWEKFNHTLGGQVRSKLGKSTQPIALAADSQSVNTDQKKGNVYGFDGCKKVKGRKGHTLVDSLGLMLKLVVSEANAPERILAAYALMELLEEPTELLEKVQVLWVDSGYDGDKFALAVWFLIQAHVEVIGPTEQEFKVLPQPWVVERTFGWFNQYHRLSKDYERLIQMREGAIYALMTRIMLLPLVC; encoded by the exons ATGGAACGAAAGTCTTACCCCACAGACTTAACTGATATGGAGTGGGAAATCCTGGCCCCATTGATTCCACCAGCCAAAGAAGGAGGGCATCCACCCACAACAGATATGGGTGAAATATGTAATGCCATCTATTTTCATTTGAAAACTGGATGTCAATGGAATATGCTTCCAGGTGACTTCCCGCCAAGGTCAACGGTATATAGCTATTACAGGAAATGGCAGGGCCAGGGGGTTTGGGAAAAATTCAACCATACATTGGGTGGTCAAGTTCGCTCGAAATTAGGTAAATCAACACAACCTATTGCGCTCGCCGCAGACAGTCAGTCGGTCAACACTGACCAAAAAAAGGGGA ATGTGTATGGTTTTGACGGATGTAAAAAGGTAAAAGGAAGAAAGGGGCATACTTTAGTTGATAGCCTGGGACTTATGTTGAAACTTGTTGTTAGTGAAGCGAATGCCCCAGAACGAATACTTGCTGCCTATGCACTAATGGAACTGCTAGAGGAACCCACAGAATTATTGGAAAAAGTCCAAGTTTTATGGGTTGATTCCGGTTATGACGGTGATAAATTTGCACTTGCAGTTTGGTTCCTGATTCAAGCTCATGTTGAAGTCATAGGACCTACTGAGCAAGAATTTAAAGTTTTACCACAACCCTGGGTAGTAGAAAGAACATTTGGGTGGTTTAACCAATATCATCGTCTAAGCAAGGATTATGAGCGCTTAATACAAATGAGGGAAGGGGCTATATATGCTCTTATGACTAGAATTATGCTACTTCCTCTTGTCTGCTAA
- a CDS encoding CHAT domain-containing protein: MSTPLYIYFINSLLESTLKTEEVDTILFYLAFGLRTLPIASLHDGEHFLVEKYSIARIPAFNLIKPDFTRINNLQVLGMGASEFSQAQLESLPAVRVELNKITQDLRSGKKIY; this comes from the coding sequence TTGTCTACTCCCCTTTACATTTACTTTATCAATAGCCTCTTAGAATCTACGCTCAAAACTGAAGAAGTAGATACGATACTTTTCTATTTAGCATTCGGTTTAAGAACTCTCCCCATAGCATCATTACATGATGGAGAGCATTTTTTGGTAGAAAAGTATAGCATTGCTCGAATTCCGGCTTTTAATCTGATAAAACCTGATTTCACACGGATTAATAATTTACAAGTTTTAGGAATGGGCGCATCGGAATTTTCTCAAGCGCAACTTGAATCTTTGCCAGCAGTACGAGTAGAATTAAATAAAATTACTCAAGATTTGAGGTCAGGCAAAAAAATTTATTAA
- a CDS encoding heme oxygenase (biliverdin-producing), whose translation MSSNLASKLRIGTKKAHTMAENVGFVKCFLKGVVEKSSYRKLVANFYFIYSAMEEEMEKHKDHPVVGKIYFPQLNRKHTLEQDLTYYYGYNWREQIKLSSAGEAYVQRIREISAKEPELLVAHSYTRYMGDLSGGQILKGIAQTAMNLGEGEGTGFYEFADITDEKAFKAEYRQNLDAMPIDDTAGDRIVEEANAAFDVNMKMFQELEGNLIKAIGVMVYNTMTRKRTRGSTELATAE comes from the coding sequence ATGAGCAGCAATTTAGCCTCCAAATTACGAATAGGGACAAAAAAAGCACACACTATGGCAGAAAACGTAGGTTTTGTCAAGTGTTTCTTAAAAGGGGTAGTGGAAAAAAGCTCCTACCGGAAATTGGTTGCTAACTTTTACTTCATCTACTCCGCTATGGAAGAGGAGATGGAAAAACACAAGGATCACCCCGTTGTCGGCAAAATTTATTTTCCCCAACTCAACCGCAAGCATACCTTAGAACAAGATTTAACTTACTACTACGGTTACAACTGGCGGGAGCAGATTAAATTATCCTCCGCAGGTGAAGCTTATGTACAGCGTATCCGGGAAATTTCGGCAAAAGAACCAGAATTGTTAGTTGCTCACTCCTATACTCGTTATATGGGAGATTTATCTGGGGGACAAATTCTCAAAGGTATTGCCCAAACAGCAATGAACTTGGGTGAAGGAGAAGGTACAGGCTTTTATGAGTTTGCTGATATTACCGATGAGAAAGCATTTAAAGCCGAATATCGCCAAAATTTGGATGCTATGCCCATTGATGATACAGCAGGTGATCGCATTGTTGAAGAAGCTAATGCCGCTTTTGATGTCAATATGAAAATGTTCCAAGAATTAGAAGGCAACTTAATTAAAGCGATCGGTGTCATGGTGTACAACACCATGACACGGAAACGCACACGAGGCAGCACTGAATTAGCTACTGCTGAATAA